Genomic DNA from Canis aureus isolate CA01 chromosome 4, VMU_Caureus_v.1.0, whole genome shotgun sequence:
GTCTCCGTCACAGCCAGCCCCCGGTTGGAAATAATTCAGATGCCCGTTAATATTAGAATGGCTGAATAAACCCTGGCGTATTTGTACACTCAAAGCAACGACCTAGAATGAACTTCTACAGTGTGGCAACAGGGTAGTACTTCATGAAGTTAAAACCACACTCAAGCACCCCAGGGTGGCAGAGACGTAACAGAAACAGTGATTACCCTCAGGGGTTGTGGCTGCAGACTAGGAAGCGTGCGGACACGAATGCAGGAGGTGCACTGTTCCCTCCCTGACCCGAGGCTGCCGTCACCCAGGAGCACCAAGGCCAAGTTCACACAGAGGAGCTGGCACCTCGGGTAGGTGGAGGTCATGTCGCAACATAGCTCAGGAGAAAGAAAACCTGTGAATTCAACTCTTGGGACCAGGCCAACATGCTAGTGGTACAGCCATGAGAAAGTGAACGGACGAAAGGATCTTGGTCTCTGCCACAACACagtaagaatgtttttaaaaagaaatctactttttaaaatgcacaaatggtattcctttttattgtaacGGTTACAACTTTGGCTTAAGGTTCATAATACTGTTTCCAGACAGTGTTCCACTGTTAACATAAAAGAGGCTGTTGTGATGTGACTTACACCAGCTCCTTGGCAGGTGAACCACTCATCTGGCTACATCTTGAGAAAACCACTCAACTCTGGCCTACAGGATTGCAGGAGTAGTCGTCTAAAACGTTTATTTGACTATATTCCTTCTATGCTTTAACCTAAAACCAGCTGCCACCTTTTAGTgatgacagaaataaaattcttggagatgtataaaatatatttcctgctgagattaaaaaaagaaaccaaaaaacaaaaaactttgagTACCCTACAACAACTGATACACTTTGTCCTCGAAATTGTAATTTTGGCCAATGTTTAGCTTCAGTTCTACGACTGAGTTTTAATATGAACAAAGAAATACTCAGTTTAACCAAATACCTGTCAGGATTCCAATGTATTTTGAGGAaaggtatataaataaaaagattaacagATTTAAATGCAATTTAAGAGCAAGGAAGAACATAAGTATCTAAAAActatacatgtacacatgcagAACAAACTCTGAGCTACAGGATACACAAGGCAAAAGTGAATATAGCACCTTTCGACATAGAATATTTTCCATTGCAAcctcatgtatatatttataaaatagaactaCATTAAAACCTACAAATCTTCATGTTCACCAGAACTTCCTGAGTGGCTGACACTATGTTAGCAGGGTAATATAGGTGGCATGTGACACCCATTTGTCTTTCAAAGACTTCTTCAACTTTTGACTTTGATGCTACCACCTTCAAGGCACCAGTCCAAGTGCTCATTAATCTGAGACTCCAACACTTCATTCTGACAAACAGGACAATCGACCATCCTGTTCTGGCTGGATGCACTGCTGGAATCCTGAGTTGCAGCTGTAGGATGTGAACTCCACTTTGGATCATTTCCACCACTTTGTACTTGctctttcttgataaaaaaattgtcaaaaacagTCTTGTCTTCTAGCCTGGGTCGTTTACTTGGGAGTTTCTCCTCAGGCCCACTCACATCCTGGGGTGCAGTCACAGATGTTGATTCCGGTGCTTTTAAAGAATTTCTCAGGGATATCTTAGAAGAGGTGACCCTTTTGTGAGATCCAGAAGAGATGGAGTTTTTAGTGATGTCACCGGTTGTTAGGCTTTTTGTTGGAGATCCATTCACACTTCGGAAGGTCTTTTGGTTGGCAACTGAGACCCTAGGAAAGTAGTTGCTTAAGACATTTTGGTGACTGGCAGTAAGAATAGGGGACACTAGAGGAGTTTTTTTACTTGAACCATTCTGTTCaaatttcacctcaattttaGAATTGGGTCTGAGAGCTTTTGCTGAATGGTCTTGACTTAAAAGATCTTGGGTTTTATTAATAGCATACGAAGTAACAAACTTTCCCGATGAAGGCGAGTTGCTCGTTTCTCCTAGAACATATCCTTTCCCACTGAAAGGGATCAACAGCTGGGTCTCACCTCTGTTAGATTTATCtacaaaagaagcaaaagttCTCTTGACTCGAAATTAATACAGTAACAAGTGTTAAGCTAATGAGCTTGGGAGAAGGACGTATCTACAGTGGTCAGGGGgctcagggagggagagaacacaaaaaataaaaatctagcatCCCAAGCCCACTAGCAAAGGAACTTGTACCTTGAAAATCACTTAGCATTCTTCAAGTTTAGTTCCAGAGGGAAAAGTCTCCTcccacattcttttctttccccctacTCACACAGAATGGGGATCTATAACCTCTCCACATAAATTCTTCTCTAGCTCCTCTACTCACCATTTTTGAATTTAGGAAAAGTAGCTTATTATTAATGTTTCTGGATCCAACCAACAATTTCCCAAGGGAAGAAGTCTTAACTTTAGTGACCTGGTTCCCTCTTCAAAAGGCAGGGACTCTGAACTTCATAGGAAAGGGATAAATCTCAAAGATGAAGTACCAGCACATACATGTCATATCCTTTTCCCATTCTTCTCCCAATGAAAATACATACATCAACAGCAGAAGTCACTCGGCTAGAAGCCAACTGATAGGAAGGGGTGGGTTAGGAGTAATTCCGGGCATTGTtatttgaattactgtttttattttgacaatCATTTTGCCTTCTGTTTCCCAATGACTCAGTGAGTCAAGATAGGGAAAGGGCCTTTACCTAACTCCAATATTATCCGTGAACACAATTTCTACTTTAACTCACACTACGCAGAGCAAAGTACATTTTTCTACCATCACTTCACAAACAATGGGATTTGTTTAAATCCACACTTACAAATGTCTATACTTGAAATAATCCTTAAGCTCATCTTAACACCAGTTCTCCAGAGGACAGCCCTGGCTTTTATACTGTTAGCTGTGGTCCCAGCAAGCATGGAAGAGCAGACAAAGTTACCTTTATTTTCAGCTGCTGTTGGCTGCTTTCCTACTTTTGTCTTTCCTTTGCCCTTTTTTGAGTAATTCTCTGGTTCCTTGATTTTGATGTAGGTGCCGCCACAGGTCTTCTGGTGCTCAGCCCACCAGTAGTCATGCACAGAGGGTGCCCTGTTGGTGGCACGTTTGACATAACCGTAGTAGGGTTTCTTGTACTGACAAGGCCCATTGCAGCGCCACCAGTGTCGCCGGTACTCATCCACCTCGTCGTGGAAAGTATGGTACACCTGGGTTGAGAGAAAGTGCTCAGTGTTAAAGAGGCAaagttaacaattttaaaaaaatacagaagcagCCTTCCTGTGTTTAAACTTTCCAGTTTCTGAGAGCTCTCTGCAATGACACTTTGGAGAAGGCAGCAAATAGATTTAGCTTCTGTTCCCAAAGTTCATTTTAATGGGACAGCAGCAGTTAATAATACTTCAAAAACTGTGTAAAGATAGAAAGATGTgagattagaaaacaaaaaactttttagCCCACAAAAGCCTGTCAATGCTAAAAGTTTTagaaaccaaattttaaaatgatcaaaaatcAGGataaaccaaattttaaaatgatcaaaaatcaggataaagacaaaattttatataatgccataataaataacaattattcCTTCCTACTGTTCAACTGAAATTTTCCCCTGTAAGTAACAATACCAAAGGATTCTGGACTATTTCCTAGAAATGCTCAACCCCACCTACACAAGCATTTTGCCTGATGCAGTCTCTGCTACACCCACTCCACATTCTCAAAGGTCTTTGCCCCCTTGTCTTTGTAATGAGCCTCATGGGGGCATCATTCTACCTGCTTATGGCAAAAAGCTCCCCAGGATTCAAaggatcttttgtttttttttttaagctttgagagagagagcagagacagaaagcatgagtgggggtgaggggcagaaggagagggagaaacagactctccgctgagcagaaagcccaaaatggaactgaatcccaggaccctgggatcacaacctgagctgaaggcaaatgcttaatcgactgagccacctaggtgccccaggattcaaatattttcatctctGTGTCCCTAAGTGGCTAATATAGGCT
This window encodes:
- the SPRTN gene encoding DNA-dependent metalloprotease SPRTN isoform X2, giving the protein MDEDLVLALRLQEEWNLQGSERDRAQAPLSLVDASWELVDPTPDLQALFVQFNDRFFWGQLEAVEVKWSLRMTLCAGLCSYEGRGGMCSIRLSEPLLKLRPRKDLVEVYHTFHDEVDEYRRHWWRCNGPCQYKKPYYGYVKRATNRAPSVHDYWWAEHQKTCGGTYIKIKEPENYSKKGKGKTKVGKQPTAAENKDKSNRGETQLLIPFSGKGYVLGETSNSPSSGKFVTSYAINKTQDLLSQDHSAKALRPNSKIEVKFEQNGSSKKTPLVSPILTASHQNVLSNYFPRVSVANQKTFRSVNGSPTKSLTTGDITKNSISSGSHKRVTSSKISLRNSLKAPESTSVTAPQDVSGPEEKLPSKRPRLEDKTVFDNFFIKKEQVQSGGNDPKWSSHPTAATQDSSSASSQNRMVDCPVCQNEVLESQINEHLDWCLEGGSIKVKS
- the SPRTN gene encoding DNA-dependent metalloprotease SPRTN isoform X3, with protein sequence MCSIRLSEPLLKLRPRKDLVETLLHEMIHAYLFVTNNDKDREGHGPEFCKHMHRINRLTGANITVYHTFHDEVDEYRRHWWRCNGPCQYKKPYYGYVKRATNRAPSVHDYWWAEHQKTCGGTYIKIKEPENYSKKGKGKTKVGKQPTAAENKDKSNRGETQLLIPFSGKGYVLGETSNSPSSGKFVTSYAINKTQDLLSQDHSAKALRPNSKIEVKFEQNGSSKKTPLVSPILTASHQNVLSNYFPRVSVANQKTFRSVNGSPTKSLTTGDITKNSISSGSHKRVTSSKISLRNSLKAPESTSVTAPQDVSGPEEKLPSKRPRLEDKTVFDNFFIKKEQVQSGGNDPKWSSHPTAATQDSSSASSQNRMVDCPVCQNEVLESQINEHLDWCLEGGSIKVKS
- the SPRTN gene encoding DNA-dependent metalloprotease SPRTN isoform X1; translation: MDEDLVLALRLQEEWNLQGSERDRAQAPLSLVDASWELVDPTPDLQALFVQFNDRFFWGQLEAVEVKWSLRMTLCAGLCSYEGRGGMCSIRLSEPLLKLRPRKDLVETLLHEMIHAYLFVTNNDKDREGHGPEFCKHMHRINRLTGANITVYHTFHDEVDEYRRHWWRCNGPCQYKKPYYGYVKRATNRAPSVHDYWWAEHQKTCGGTYIKIKEPENYSKKGKGKTKVGKQPTAAENKDKSNRGETQLLIPFSGKGYVLGETSNSPSSGKFVTSYAINKTQDLLSQDHSAKALRPNSKIEVKFEQNGSSKKTPLVSPILTASHQNVLSNYFPRVSVANQKTFRSVNGSPTKSLTTGDITKNSISSGSHKRVTSSKISLRNSLKAPESTSVTAPQDVSGPEEKLPSKRPRLEDKTVFDNFFIKKEQVQSGGNDPKWSSHPTAATQDSSSASSQNRMVDCPVCQNEVLESQINEHLDWCLEGGSIKVKS